The following coding sequences are from one candidate division KSB1 bacterium window:
- a CDS encoding TolC family protein encodes MKHVRWIFVAGCWMLITAYGLLVTDAVAQPAGEEMNGVAANGKVLRLEEAQRIALEKNLQLQAARKGAQAASWGVKNAYTQFLPSVNIGLSYVRLDEGTLDRANAFYNFANDPVTGGFLPDEIKRNIRPGAYRNSYGPSISVTQPIFTGGTLLANVSVAQAQDLTAQANLAATEQQVIYNTQRAYFDVLRAHELVAVAKDQLQTAEEHLHSARKQVEAGLRSKTEILRWEVQKANAESFLARAENGLALARPALNQVLGLELNAEYTVAPVDDVPVEIPATVDEQIATALRKNPGQRVMEANVDLAGAQVKVERANFTPKVSLAYNYSWEANNTLRLDSFKTWSLGIVAQFPIFNSFRDYTNLQKAQATKQQTENLQQDFERGLRLQVLQTSQNLDLARKQLTLTEKAKAQAEENFRVIKHSYEVGLASNLDFLDAQNAQSQARWDHVNARYDYLLAKTALAQAMGVLKQ; translated from the coding sequence ATGAAACACGTGAGATGGATTTTCGTTGCTGGATGCTGGATGCTGATTACTGCTTACGGTTTACTGGTTACTGATGCCGTGGCGCAGCCGGCTGGTGAGGAGATGAATGGTGTTGCGGCAAATGGCAAGGTTTTGCGGCTGGAAGAGGCGCAACGGATCGCGCTGGAGAAAAACCTGCAGCTTCAGGCGGCGCGCAAGGGCGCACAGGCCGCGAGCTGGGGCGTGAAGAACGCCTACACGCAGTTTTTGCCGAGCGTCAACATCGGCCTGAGCTACGTGCGACTGGATGAAGGCACGCTTGACCGCGCCAATGCCTTTTATAATTTCGCCAATGATCCGGTCACCGGCGGATTTTTGCCGGATGAGATCAAACGCAATATTCGGCCCGGGGCCTATCGCAATTCCTACGGGCCGTCGATCAGCGTCACGCAGCCGATTTTTACCGGCGGCACGCTGCTGGCGAATGTCAGCGTGGCGCAAGCCCAGGATCTGACGGCGCAGGCAAACCTCGCGGCCACCGAGCAGCAGGTGATTTACAACACCCAGCGCGCGTACTTTGATGTGCTGCGTGCGCACGAGTTGGTGGCGGTGGCCAAAGATCAATTGCAAACCGCCGAAGAGCATTTGCACAGCGCCCGCAAGCAGGTCGAAGCCGGCTTGCGCAGCAAAACCGAAATTCTCCGCTGGGAAGTGCAGAAAGCCAACGCCGAGAGTTTTCTCGCGCGCGCCGAAAATGGCTTGGCGCTGGCGCGGCCGGCGCTGAATCAGGTGCTGGGCCTGGAGCTGAATGCCGAGTACACCGTCGCACCGGTGGACGACGTGCCGGTGGAAATTCCGGCGACGGTTGACGAGCAAATCGCCACGGCGCTGCGGAAAAATCCCGGCCAGCGTGTGATGGAAGCCAACGTCGATCTGGCCGGCGCGCAAGTGAAGGTCGAGCGCGCCAATTTCACGCCGAAAGTGAGCCTGGCGTACAATTACAGTTGGGAAGCGAACAACACGTTACGGCTGGACAGCTTCAAAACCTGGTCCCTCGGCATCGTGGCGCAGTTTCCGATTTTCAACAGCTTTCGCGATTATACGAATTTGCAAAAAGCGCAGGCAACCAAACAGCAGACGGAAAATTTGCAGCAGGATTTCGAGCGCGGCCTGCGGTTGCAGGTTTTGCAGACCTCGCAGAATCTCGATTTGGCCAGAAAACAATTGACGCTGACGGAGAAGGCCAAAGCCCAGGCCGAGGAAAATTTTCGCGTGATCAAGCACTCGTATGAAGTCGGCCTGGCCTCGAATCTCGATTTTCTCGATGCGCAAAACGCCCAGAGCCAGGCGCGCTGGGATCATGTCAATGCGCGATATGATTATTTGCTGGCCAAAACCGCGCTGGCGCAGGCAATGGGCGTGCTGAAGCAGTAA